The following proteins come from a genomic window of Gossypium raimondii isolate GPD5lz chromosome 5, ASM2569854v1, whole genome shotgun sequence:
- the LOC105767314 gene encoding probable disease resistance protein At1g61190, which translates to MAEYVAPAVVKIVADQAKEYASPYFGYFFSYEKIVEDFTNQREALKSRKQRVDTQVDEAKRQTEIIYDDVDNWLTSAEEELKETQNLKDEIDRVKCFKWCPKWGWRYSLSKKLAEKIPMISKLLETSNFEQVGYRRPLQGMEFITSTGFMEAESSKSAFNQIVEAINAKGVNMIGLHGMPGVGKTTLAKEVGKHAREQKHQQNSR; encoded by the exons ATGGCCGAATATGTTGCCCCTGCTGTTGTCAAAATTGTGGCAGACCAGGCAAAGGAATACGCATCACCCTATTTCGGTTACTTTTTCTCTTATGAAAAGATTGTTGAAGATTTCACGAATCAACGAGAAGCACTTAAATCGAGGAAACAGAGGGTGGACACTCAAGTCGATGAGGCTAAAAGGCAGACTGAGATCATCTATGATGACGTTGACAACTGGCTTACAAGCGCTGAGGAAGAACTGAAAGAAACCCAGAACTTGAAAGATGAAATAGATCGCGTCAAGTGTTTCAAATGGTGTCCTAAATGGGGCTGGCGATATTCCTTAAGTAAGAAACTGGCAGAGAAGATTCCTATGATCTCTAAACTTTTAGAGACTTCTAACTTTGAACAGGTGGGCTATCGTCGTCCTCTTCAAGGAATGGAGTTCATCACATCCACTGGTTTCATGGAAGCTGAATCTTCAAAATCAGCTTTCAACCAGATCGTGGAGGCTATAAATGCTAAGGGTGTCAACATGATCGGACTGCACGGAATGCCAGGAGTTGGTAAAACAACTTTAGCCAAAGAAGTTGGGAAGCATGCTCGAGAACAAAA acatcaacaaaattcaaGGTAA